A region from the Mycolicibacterium phlei genome encodes:
- the rdgB gene encoding RdgB/HAM1 family non-canonical purine NTP pyrophosphatase has product MTELLVASRNRKKLAELRRVLEAAGIELTLLSLDDVPPFDEAPETGATFEENALAKARDAFRATGLPTVADDSGLEVAALNGMPGVLSARWSGVAGDAAEKDRANTALLLAQLADVPDERRGAAFVSACALVSSAGEVVVRGEWPGVIVREPRGDGGFGYDPVFLPEGSQRTAAELSPAEKDAVSHRGRALAALLPALRELA; this is encoded by the coding sequence CTGACCGAGCTACTGGTGGCCAGCCGCAACCGCAAGAAGCTGGCCGAACTGCGCCGGGTTCTCGAAGCCGCGGGGATCGAGTTGACGCTGCTGTCGCTCGACGATGTGCCGCCGTTCGACGAGGCACCCGAGACCGGGGCGACGTTCGAGGAGAACGCGCTGGCCAAGGCCCGTGACGCATTCCGGGCCACCGGGCTGCCCACCGTCGCCGACGACTCCGGCCTCGAGGTCGCCGCGCTCAACGGGATGCCGGGGGTGCTGTCGGCTCGGTGGTCGGGAGTGGCTGGTGACGCCGCGGAGAAGGACAGGGCGAACACCGCGCTGCTGCTGGCGCAGCTGGCCGACGTGCCCGACGAGCGACGGGGCGCGGCGTTCGTGTCGGCGTGCGCGCTGGTGTCGTCGGCGGGGGAGGTCGTGGTGCGCGGCGAGTGGCCGGGCGTGATCGTGCGCGAGCCGCGCGGCGACGGGGGCTTCGGGTATGACCCGGTGTTCCTGCCGGAGGGGTCGCAGCGCACCGCCGCCGAGCTGAGCCCTGCGGAGAAGGACGCGGTGTCGCACCGCGGACGGGCGTTGGCGGCGTTGCTGCCGGCGCTGCGTGAACTCGCCTGA
- the murI gene encoding glutamate racemase: MTGAASPQSPVGIFDSGVGGLTVARAIIDQLPDEHIIYVGDTANGPYGPLTIPEIRAHALAIGDDLVERGVKALVIACNSASSACLRDARERYAPVPVVEVILPAVRRAVATTRNGRIGVIGTEATIASGAYQDAFAAARDIEVFGVACPRFVDFVERGVTSGRQVLGLAEGYLEPLQRAGVDTLVLGCTHYPMLSGLIQLAMGDNVTLVSSAEETAKDLLRVLTELDLLRPHGGEPVRRQFEATGDPEAFTALAARFLGPSLDGVRPVQRHSGAPR, translated from the coding sequence GTGACGGGCGCCGCGTCACCGCAGTCGCCGGTCGGAATCTTCGACTCCGGGGTCGGCGGGCTGACGGTGGCCCGCGCGATCATCGACCAGCTGCCCGACGAGCACATCATCTACGTCGGCGACACCGCCAACGGCCCGTACGGCCCGCTGACCATCCCCGAGATCCGGGCGCACGCGCTGGCCATCGGCGACGACCTCGTCGAGCGCGGGGTGAAAGCCCTTGTGATCGCCTGTAACTCGGCGTCGTCGGCGTGTCTGCGCGACGCGCGGGAACGCTACGCGCCGGTGCCCGTCGTCGAGGTCATCCTGCCCGCGGTGCGGCGCGCGGTGGCCACCACCCGCAACGGCCGCATCGGCGTCATCGGCACCGAGGCGACCATCGCGTCGGGGGCGTACCAGGACGCGTTCGCCGCCGCCCGCGACATCGAGGTGTTCGGGGTGGCCTGCCCGCGGTTCGTCGACTTCGTCGAGCGCGGTGTGACCAGCGGACGCCAGGTGCTCGGCCTGGCCGAGGGCTATCTGGAGCCGCTGCAGCGCGCCGGGGTGGACACCCTGGTGCTGGGCTGCACGCACTACCCGATGCTGTCGGGACTGATCCAGCTGGCGATGGGCGACAACGTGACGCTGGTGTCCAGCGCCGAGGAGACCGCCAAGGACCTGCTGCGGGTGCTCACCGAACTCGATTTGCTGCGCCCGCACGGCGGCGAGCCGGTGCGGCGGCAGTTCGAGGCCACCGGCGACCCGGAGGCGTTCACCGCGCTGGCGGCGCGATTCCTCGGGCCCAGCCTCGACGGCGTCCGGCCTGTTCAACGTCACTCGGGCGCGCCGAGATGA
- a CDS encoding PLP-dependent cysteine synthase family protein encodes MTRYDSLLEALGNTPLVGLQRMSPRWDDGPDGPHVRLWAKLEDRNPTGSIKDRPALRMIEEAERQGLLKPGATILEPTSGNTGISMAMAASLKGYRMICVMPENTSIERRQLLELYGAKIIFSPAEGGSNTAVAHAKELAAQNPSWVMLYQYGNPANALAHYEGTGPEIWADLPEVTHFVAGLGTTGTLMGTGRYLREQNPDVKIVAAEPRYGEGVYALRNIDEGFIPELYDPDVLTTRFSVGSYDAVRRTRELVAQEGIFAGISTGAVLHAALGMAAKAVAAGERADIAFIVADAGWKYLSTGAYAGSLDDAEDALEGQLWA; translated from the coding sequence ATGACGCGCTACGACTCGCTGCTGGAGGCGCTGGGAAACACGCCCCTGGTGGGCCTGCAGCGGATGTCCCCGCGCTGGGACGACGGCCCCGACGGCCCGCATGTGCGGCTGTGGGCCAAGCTCGAGGACCGCAACCCGACCGGATCGATCAAGGACCGGCCCGCGCTGCGGATGATCGAGGAGGCCGAGCGCCAGGGCCTGCTGAAACCGGGCGCCACGATCCTGGAGCCGACGAGTGGCAACACCGGTATCTCGATGGCGATGGCGGCCTCGCTGAAGGGCTACCGGATGATCTGCGTGATGCCGGAGAACACCTCGATCGAACGGCGTCAGCTGCTCGAACTGTACGGCGCGAAGATCATCTTCTCCCCGGCCGAGGGCGGCTCCAACACCGCCGTCGCGCACGCGAAAGAACTTGCCGCACAGAACCCTTCGTGGGTGATGCTGTACCAGTACGGCAACCCGGCCAACGCGCTGGCGCACTACGAGGGCACCGGTCCGGAGATCTGGGCTGACCTGCCCGAGGTCACGCACTTCGTCGCCGGACTCGGCACCACCGGCACGTTGATGGGCACCGGACGGTACCTGCGTGAGCAGAACCCGGACGTCAAGATCGTCGCCGCCGAACCCCGTTACGGCGAAGGCGTTTACGCGCTGCGCAACATCGACGAGGGCTTCATCCCCGAGCTCTACGACCCGGACGTGCTGACCACCCGCTTCTCGGTGGGCTCCTACGACGCGGTCCGGCGCACCCGCGAACTCGTCGCGCAGGAGGGCATTTTCGCGGGTATCTCCACCGGCGCGGTGCTGCACGCGGCGCTGGGCATGGCGGCCAAGGCCGTCGCGGCGGGGGAGCGCGCCGACATCGCGTTCATCGTCGCCGACGCCGGCTGGAAGTATCTGTCCACCGGTGCCTACGCCGGTAGCCTGGACGACGCCGAAGACGCGTTGGAAGGTCAACTATGGGCTTAA
- the rph gene encoding ribonuclease PH encodes MTAREDGRADDELRPVRITRGFTSHPAGSVLVEFGETRVMCTASVTEGVPRWRKGSGLGWLTAEYAMLPAATHERSDRESVKGRVGGRTQEISRLVGRSLRACIDLAALGENTIAIDCDVLQADGGTRTAAITGAYVALADAVTWLGAAGKLSDPRPLSCAIAAVSVGVVDGRIRLDLPYSEDSRAEVDMNVVATDTGTLVEIQGTGEGATFPRSTLDKMLDVAMAGCDRLFQIQREALEAPYPGVLPESPTPAKKAFGS; translated from the coding sequence GTGACCGCAAGAGAAGACGGCCGTGCCGACGACGAGCTGAGGCCCGTCCGTATCACCCGCGGTTTCACCTCCCATCCGGCCGGATCGGTGCTGGTGGAGTTCGGTGAGACGCGGGTCATGTGCACCGCGAGCGTCACCGAGGGGGTACCCCGGTGGCGCAAGGGATCGGGTCTGGGCTGGCTGACCGCCGAGTACGCGATGCTGCCCGCCGCCACCCACGAACGCTCCGACCGGGAGTCGGTGAAGGGCCGCGTCGGGGGCCGCACCCAGGAGATCAGCCGCCTGGTCGGCCGGTCGCTGCGGGCCTGTATCGACCTGGCGGCGCTGGGGGAGAACACCATCGCGATCGACTGCGACGTGCTGCAGGCCGACGGCGGCACCCGCACGGCGGCGATCACCGGCGCCTACGTCGCGCTGGCCGACGCGGTCACGTGGCTGGGCGCGGCGGGCAAGCTGTCGGACCCGCGGCCGCTGTCGTGCGCGATCGCCGCGGTCAGCGTCGGCGTCGTCGACGGCCGTATCCGGCTGGACCTGCCCTACAGCGAGGACTCGCGCGCCGAGGTGGACATGAACGTCGTCGCCACCGACACCGGCACCCTGGTCGAGATCCAGGGCACCGGCGAGGGTGCGACGTTCCCGCGCTCCACGCTGGACAAGATGCTCGACGTGGCGATGGCCGGCTGCGACCGGCTGTTCCAGATCCAGCGCGAGGCGCTGGAGGCGCCGTATCCGGGTGTGCTGCCCGAGTCGCCCACCCCCGCGAAGAAGGCGTTCGGAAGCTGA
- a CDS encoding rhomboid family intramembrane serine protease, producing the protein MGLSGPGHAPAPQPRKRPGWVVGGLTVVSFVALLWVIEAVDTVTDHRLDDNGIKPLDTEGLWGILFSPLLHADWQHLIANTGPALVLGFLMTLAGMGRFVAATAIIWLLGGLGTWLIGNVGMHCPYVAAYVRCQANHIGASGLIFGWLAFLIVFGFFTRKVWEIVVGVVVLLVYGSVLLGVLPGTPGVSWQGHLSGAVAGILAAYLLSGPERKARERRKRTSPNPYPAS; encoded by the coding sequence ATGGGCTTAAGCGGTCCTGGCCACGCCCCCGCCCCGCAGCCGAGGAAACGGCCGGGCTGGGTGGTCGGCGGCCTGACCGTGGTGAGCTTCGTCGCGCTGCTGTGGGTGATCGAGGCGGTCGACACCGTGACCGACCATCGGCTCGACGACAACGGCATCAAACCCCTGGACACCGAGGGGCTGTGGGGCATCCTGTTCTCGCCGCTGCTGCACGCGGACTGGCAGCACCTGATCGCCAACACCGGTCCGGCGCTGGTGCTCGGCTTCCTGATGACGTTGGCGGGGATGGGCCGGTTCGTCGCGGCCACCGCGATCATCTGGCTCCTCGGCGGGCTGGGCACCTGGCTGATCGGCAACGTCGGCATGCACTGCCCGTACGTGGCGGCGTACGTGCGCTGCCAGGCCAACCACATCGGCGCGTCCGGCCTGATCTTCGGCTGGCTGGCATTCCTCATCGTGTTCGGGTTCTTCACCCGCAAGGTGTGGGAGATCGTCGTCGGCGTGGTGGTGCTGCTGGTGTACGGCAGCGTGCTGCTCGGGGTGCTGCCCGGCACACCGGGGGTGTCCTGGCAGGGCCACCTCAGCGGCGCCGTCGCCGGCATCCTGGCCGCATACCTGCTGTCCGGTCCGGAACGCAAAGCGCGGGAACGCCGCAAGCGCACGTCGCCGAACCCGTACCCGGCGTCGTGA
- a CDS encoding MoaD/ThiS family protein: MPVTVSIPTILRPLTGGEKRVTANGDTLAAVISDLDANHPGISERLMDKDNPGKLNRFVNIYVNDEDVRFSGGLDTAISDGDSVTILPAVAGGAVGVR, translated from the coding sequence ATGCCCGTAACCGTGTCGATCCCGACCATCCTGCGCCCGCTGACCGGCGGGGAGAAGCGCGTCACCGCCAACGGCGACACCCTGGCCGCGGTGATCAGCGACCTGGACGCCAACCACCCCGGGATCTCCGAGCGCCTGATGGACAAGGACAACCCCGGCAAGCTCAACCGTTTCGTCAACATCTACGTCAACGACGAGGACGTGCGGTTCTCGGGCGGGCTGGACACCGCGATCAGCGACGGCGACTCGGTGACGATCCTTCCTGCGGTCGCAGGAGGCGCAGTAGGCGTCCGATGA
- a CDS encoding cyclic nucleotide-degrading phosphodiesterase, with protein sequence MDVRITVLGCSGSVVEPDSPASGYLVSAPDTPPLVLDFGGGVLGALQRHADPNDVYVLLSHLHADHCLDLPGLFVWRRYHPTPAPQRGVMYGPANTWARLGAASSPEGGEIDDFSDIFEIRHWVDNEAVSIGSVSVTPRLVCHPTESYGMRITDSDGAVLVYSGDTGYCDQLIELARGADVFLCEASWTHSPDRPPRLHMSGTEAGRAAAEAGVGELLLTHIPPWTCREDVISEAKAEFDGPVHAVVCNETFDVVRR encoded by the coding sequence GTGGACGTGCGAATCACCGTTCTCGGCTGCTCCGGCAGTGTCGTCGAGCCTGATTCGCCAGCGTCCGGATATCTCGTGTCGGCGCCCGATACGCCGCCGTTGGTGCTCGATTTCGGCGGTGGCGTTCTCGGTGCTCTGCAACGGCATGCCGATCCCAACGACGTCTACGTGCTGTTGTCGCATCTGCACGCCGATCACTGCCTCGACCTGCCGGGACTGTTCGTCTGGCGGCGCTACCACCCGACACCCGCCCCGCAGCGCGGGGTGATGTACGGCCCGGCCAACACCTGGGCCCGGCTCGGTGCGGCGTCCTCACCCGAGGGCGGTGAGATCGACGACTTCTCCGACATCTTCGAGATCCGCCACTGGGTCGACAACGAGGCCGTCTCGATCGGCTCGGTGAGCGTCACGCCACGCCTTGTTTGCCACCCGACCGAGTCCTACGGGATGCGAATCACCGACTCCGACGGCGCCGTGCTGGTCTACAGCGGTGACACCGGCTACTGCGACCAGCTGATCGAGCTGGCCCGCGGCGCCGACGTGTTCCTGTGCGAGGCGTCGTGGACGCACTCGCCGGACCGGCCGCCGCGGCTGCACATGTCCGGCACCGAGGCGGGCCGGGCGGCCGCCGAGGCCGGCGTCGGCGAACTGCTGCTCACCCACATCCCGCCGTGGACGTGCCGCGAGGACGTCATCAGCGAGGCCAAGGCCGAGTTCGACGGGCCGGTGCACGCGGTGGTGTGCAACGAGACGTTCGACGTGGTGCGCCGCTAG
- a CDS encoding Mov34/MPN/PAD-1 family protein, whose translation MVAHAREDHPDEACGVIAGPEGSDRPERFIRMLNAERSPTFYRFDSMEQLRVWREMDDNDEVPVVIYHSHTATEAYPSRTDISLAQEPDAHYVLVSTRDPEQHELRSYRIVDGVVTEEPVQIVEQY comes from the coding sequence ATGGTCGCGCACGCGCGCGAAGACCATCCCGATGAGGCGTGTGGGGTGATCGCGGGACCGGAGGGCTCCGATCGGCCGGAGCGGTTCATCAGGATGCTCAACGCCGAGCGCTCGCCGACCTTCTACCGGTTCGACTCCATGGAGCAGCTGCGGGTGTGGCGCGAGATGGACGACAACGACGAGGTGCCCGTCGTCATCTACCACTCGCACACCGCGACCGAGGCGTACCCCAGCCGCACCGACATCTCGCTGGCACAAGAACCCGACGCCCACTACGTGCTGGTGTCCACCCGGGACCCGGAACAGCACGAACTGCGGAGCTACCGCATCGTCGACGGCGTCGTGACCGAAGAACCCGTCCAAATCGTCGAGCAGTACTAG